A stretch of Elephas maximus indicus isolate mEleMax1 chromosome 20, mEleMax1 primary haplotype, whole genome shotgun sequence DNA encodes these proteins:
- the CDHR4 gene encoding cadherin-related family member 4 isoform X4 yields the protein MELLRPLVLLLALGVFDLHSQPWFMNISESLGPGTVLEPFPFNCTSSAPTLELLYVQPPTTFFNPPSLRRQGSYYVGTVTFSSSVRLDALAVNHYRLQLRFKCGIHVTEGPLFLDVQRDPSHVQCAGRFASPAGEIIEVPETVTPGARLYTLLLPGLELKGAQMSITSAQDPSYFPGSFSINQQGWLQVPAQGLKGQSQKVFQLRISVAFGQGQNCQGMLTVKVLPVPSSQVSFQQPAQNITILENLAPGEKVIQVRAQGLDVRYEIVSPVPCPFYSIGHADGVLRLTAPLELARAPVAAFTRLQVKAFERLRPWASAELDLTVSVRSVNRWPPRCLPALLVAQIPETAPVGTVLNTLTCTDPDSASTTLDYQLWFHSPPGRASLCLRDRVLEVNTTLDCDTPGACFQHTASILVFDDGQPPMTTEVPVLVMVTPINEFSPTCAPRTFRVREDARPHALLGSVVGVDMDYPHDSIEYYASGRPATFTVDRLSGEVHLLGTLDYEQQRLYRLTVQLIDHGQDQDPTSHRSGSCTITIEVEDVNDHAPECEPPYQELTIHTPPGRSVEVINVSCRIPQEPQRLTFSYSIVGGNTQSRFSLKGAMLVHSDPVPSPPWSQQPNTYELLIRVTDAGPSIPYLSTTATIIVHLVPWRASTVATSTHRTTMPSMMTPLLVTDTKVFWQPEPWFVVVLTVTGALLLFALGCLLSRLLRGVAPLLQTPNKSAQDLLLNSIQGTEGSTEGFMEAPRMETPQSFDGRAQDPRTGRDYLFNTCTGARRWL from the exons ATGGAGCTACTCAGGCCCCTCGTGCTCCTTCTTGCTCTGGGTGTCTTTG ACCTCCACAGCCAGCCCTGGTTCATGAATATCTCTGAGAGCCTGGGCCCTGGCACAGTTCTTGAGCCTTTCCCCTTCAACTGCACCTCCTCCGCACCCACCTTGGAGCTGCTCTATGTGCAGCCACCCACCACCTTCTTCAACCCACCCAGCCTCAGGAGGCAAGGCTCCTACTATGTGGGCACG GTGACTTTCAGCAGCTCGGTTCGGCTTGATGCTCTAGCAGTAAACCACTACAGACTGCAGCTGCGATTCAAGTGTGGCATCCATGTGACTGAGGGGCCACTCTTTTTGGATGTGCAGCGGGATCCCAGTCATGTCCAGTGTGCCGGCCGATTTGCCAGCCCAG CTGGGGAAATCATTGAGGTGCCAGAGACGGTCACACCGGGGGCCCGGCTGTACACTTTGCTGCTCCCAGGCCTGGAACTCAAAGGAGCCCAG ATGAGCATCACCAGTGCCCAGGACCCTTCATACTTCCCTGGATCTTTCTCCATCAATCAGCAGGGTTGGCTGCAGGTGCCAGCCCAGGGCCTCAAAGGCCAGTCTCAAAAG GTCTTCCAGCTGCGGATCTCAGTGGCTTTCGGACAGGGCCAAAACTGCCAGGGGATGCTGACAGTGAAGGTTTTGCCTGTCCCCTCCAGTCAGGTCTCCTTCCA GCAGCCGGCCCAGAACATCACCATCCTCGAGAACCTAGCCCCCGGAGAAAAAGTGATTCAGGTCCGGGCCCAGGGCTTAGATGTGCGCTACGAAATCGTCTCCCCGGTGCCCTGTCCGTTCTACTCCATAGGACACG CCGACGGCGTGCTCCGCCTCACTGCGCCGCTGGAGTTAGCTCGGGCCCCGGTAGCGGCGTTCACCAGGCTGCAGGTGAAGGCCTTCGAGAGACTCCGCCCGTGGGCCAGCGCCGAGCTCGATCTCACCGTCAGCGTGCGGTCGGTTAACCGCTGGCCTCCGCGTTGCCTCCCGGCGCTGCTGGT GGCTCAAATCCCTGAGACCGCGCCCGTGGGCACTGTGCTGAACACCCTCACTTGCACCGACCCTGACTCTGCCAGCACCACCCTCGACTACCAGTTGTGGTTTCACAGCCCTCCCGGCCGGGCTAGCCTCTGCCTTCGCGACAGGGTCCTGGAG GTGAACACCACGCTGGACTGTGACACTCCAGGGGCCTGTTTCCAGCATACAGCCTCCATTCTGGTGTTTGATGATGGTCAGCCTCCCATGACCA CTGAGGTGCCAGTACTGGTGATGGTGACACCCATCAATGAGTTCTCTCCAACCTGTGCCCCACGCACGTTCCGGGTTCGTGAGGATGCAAGGCCCCATGCACTGCTGGGTTCTGTGGTGGGCGTGGACATGGATTACCCACATGACAGCATTGAGTACTATGCTTCTGGCAGGCCTGCCACCTTTACTGTGGACCGTCTCAGTG GGGAGGTTCACCTCCTGGGAACTTTGGACTATGAGCAGCAGAGGTTGTACAGGCTCACTGTCCAGCTGATTGACCATGGCCAGGACCAGGACCCCACCAGCCACCGCTCAGGCTCCTGCACCATTACTATCGAAGTTGAG GATGTGAACGACCATGCACCTGAGTGTGAGCCCCCATACCAGGAACTCACCATCCACACACCCCCAGGCCGTAGTGTGGAGGTGATCAATGTGTCATGCCGAATACCCCAGGAGCCACAGCGCCTCACCTTCTCCTACAGCATTGTAGGAG GGAATACCCAGAGCCGATTCAGCCTGAAAGGTGCCATGCTGGTGCACAGCGACCCTGTTCCCAGCCCCCCCTGGTCACAACAGCCCAACACCTACGAGCTGTTGATCCGCGTGACTGATGCAGGTCCCTCCATCCCCTACCTCAGCACCACAGCCACCATCATTGTGCATCTGGTTCCCTGGAGGGCCAGCACAGTGGCCACGAGCACCCACAGAACCACA ATGCCCTCAATGATGACACCCCTGCTTGTGACAGACACAAAGGTTTTCTGGCAGCCGGAGCCCTGGTTTGTGGTGGTGCTGACAGTGACTGGtgcccttctcctctttgctctggGCTGTCTCCTCAGCAGGCTCCTCAGGGG CGTGGCCCCGTTGCTACAGACACCAAACAAATCAGCCCAGGATTTGCTGCTGAACAG CATCCAGGGAACTGAGGGGTCCACTGAGGGGTTCATGGAGGCACCAAGGATGGAGACACCCCAG TCTTTTGATGGCAGAGCACAGGACCCCC GTACAGGCAGAGATTACCTGTTCAACACGTGCACAGGAGCCCGGCGCTGGCTCTGA
- the CDHR4 gene encoding cadherin-related family member 4 isoform X1, whose product MELLRPLVLLLALGVFDLHSQPWFMNISESLGPGTVLEPFPFNCTSSAPTLELLYVQPPTTFFNPPSLRRQGSYYVGTVTFSSSVRLDALAVNHYRLQLRFKCGIHVTEGPLFLDVQRDPSHVQCAGRFASPAGEIIEVPETVTPGARLYTLLLPGLELKGAQMSITSAQDPSYFPGSFSINQQGWLQVPAQGLKGQSQKVFQLRISVAFGQGQNCQGMLTVKVLPVPSSQVSFQQPAQNITILENLAPGEKVIQVRAQGLDVRYEIVSPVPCPFYSIGHADGVLRLTAPLELARAPVAAFTRLQVKAFERLRPWASAELDLTVSVRSVNRWPPRCLPALLVAQIPETAPVGTVLNTLTCTDPDSASTTLDYQLWFHSPPGRASLCLRDRVLEVNTTLDCDTPGACFQHTASILVFDDGQPPMTTEVPVLVMVTPINEFSPTCAPRTFRVREDARPHALLGSVVGVDMDYPHDSIEYYASGRPATFTVDRLSGEVHLLGTLDYEQQRLYRLTVQLIDHGQDQDPTSHRSGSCTITIEVEDVNDHAPECEPPYQELTIHTPPGRSVEVINVSCRIPQEPQRLTFSYSIVGGNTQSRFSLKGAMLVHSDPVPSPPWSQQPNTYELLIRVTDAGPSIPYLSTTATIIVHLVPWRASTVATSTHRTTMPSMMTPLLVTDTKVFWQPEPWFVVVLTVTGALLLFALGCLLSRLLRGVAPLLQTPNKSAQDLLLNSIQGTEGSTEGFMEAPRMETPQQSFDGRAQDPRESFSSQTGLYLGPPSLIPSLYLLPLGICHLPFP is encoded by the exons ATGGAGCTACTCAGGCCCCTCGTGCTCCTTCTTGCTCTGGGTGTCTTTG ACCTCCACAGCCAGCCCTGGTTCATGAATATCTCTGAGAGCCTGGGCCCTGGCACAGTTCTTGAGCCTTTCCCCTTCAACTGCACCTCCTCCGCACCCACCTTGGAGCTGCTCTATGTGCAGCCACCCACCACCTTCTTCAACCCACCCAGCCTCAGGAGGCAAGGCTCCTACTATGTGGGCACG GTGACTTTCAGCAGCTCGGTTCGGCTTGATGCTCTAGCAGTAAACCACTACAGACTGCAGCTGCGATTCAAGTGTGGCATCCATGTGACTGAGGGGCCACTCTTTTTGGATGTGCAGCGGGATCCCAGTCATGTCCAGTGTGCCGGCCGATTTGCCAGCCCAG CTGGGGAAATCATTGAGGTGCCAGAGACGGTCACACCGGGGGCCCGGCTGTACACTTTGCTGCTCCCAGGCCTGGAACTCAAAGGAGCCCAG ATGAGCATCACCAGTGCCCAGGACCCTTCATACTTCCCTGGATCTTTCTCCATCAATCAGCAGGGTTGGCTGCAGGTGCCAGCCCAGGGCCTCAAAGGCCAGTCTCAAAAG GTCTTCCAGCTGCGGATCTCAGTGGCTTTCGGACAGGGCCAAAACTGCCAGGGGATGCTGACAGTGAAGGTTTTGCCTGTCCCCTCCAGTCAGGTCTCCTTCCA GCAGCCGGCCCAGAACATCACCATCCTCGAGAACCTAGCCCCCGGAGAAAAAGTGATTCAGGTCCGGGCCCAGGGCTTAGATGTGCGCTACGAAATCGTCTCCCCGGTGCCCTGTCCGTTCTACTCCATAGGACACG CCGACGGCGTGCTCCGCCTCACTGCGCCGCTGGAGTTAGCTCGGGCCCCGGTAGCGGCGTTCACCAGGCTGCAGGTGAAGGCCTTCGAGAGACTCCGCCCGTGGGCCAGCGCCGAGCTCGATCTCACCGTCAGCGTGCGGTCGGTTAACCGCTGGCCTCCGCGTTGCCTCCCGGCGCTGCTGGT GGCTCAAATCCCTGAGACCGCGCCCGTGGGCACTGTGCTGAACACCCTCACTTGCACCGACCCTGACTCTGCCAGCACCACCCTCGACTACCAGTTGTGGTTTCACAGCCCTCCCGGCCGGGCTAGCCTCTGCCTTCGCGACAGGGTCCTGGAG GTGAACACCACGCTGGACTGTGACACTCCAGGGGCCTGTTTCCAGCATACAGCCTCCATTCTGGTGTTTGATGATGGTCAGCCTCCCATGACCA CTGAGGTGCCAGTACTGGTGATGGTGACACCCATCAATGAGTTCTCTCCAACCTGTGCCCCACGCACGTTCCGGGTTCGTGAGGATGCAAGGCCCCATGCACTGCTGGGTTCTGTGGTGGGCGTGGACATGGATTACCCACATGACAGCATTGAGTACTATGCTTCTGGCAGGCCTGCCACCTTTACTGTGGACCGTCTCAGTG GGGAGGTTCACCTCCTGGGAACTTTGGACTATGAGCAGCAGAGGTTGTACAGGCTCACTGTCCAGCTGATTGACCATGGCCAGGACCAGGACCCCACCAGCCACCGCTCAGGCTCCTGCACCATTACTATCGAAGTTGAG GATGTGAACGACCATGCACCTGAGTGTGAGCCCCCATACCAGGAACTCACCATCCACACACCCCCAGGCCGTAGTGTGGAGGTGATCAATGTGTCATGCCGAATACCCCAGGAGCCACAGCGCCTCACCTTCTCCTACAGCATTGTAGGAG GGAATACCCAGAGCCGATTCAGCCTGAAAGGTGCCATGCTGGTGCACAGCGACCCTGTTCCCAGCCCCCCCTGGTCACAACAGCCCAACACCTACGAGCTGTTGATCCGCGTGACTGATGCAGGTCCCTCCATCCCCTACCTCAGCACCACAGCCACCATCATTGTGCATCTGGTTCCCTGGAGGGCCAGCACAGTGGCCACGAGCACCCACAGAACCACA ATGCCCTCAATGATGACACCCCTGCTTGTGACAGACACAAAGGTTTTCTGGCAGCCGGAGCCCTGGTTTGTGGTGGTGCTGACAGTGACTGGtgcccttctcctctttgctctggGCTGTCTCCTCAGCAGGCTCCTCAGGGG CGTGGCCCCGTTGCTACAGACACCAAACAAATCAGCCCAGGATTTGCTGCTGAACAG CATCCAGGGAACTGAGGGGTCCACTGAGGGGTTCATGGAGGCACCAAGGATGGAGACACCCCAG CAGTCTTTTGATGGCAGAGCACAGGACCCCCGTGAGTCATTCTCGTCCCAAACCGGTCTCTACCTGGGCCCACCTTCTCTCATCCCATCTCTATATCTCCTACCTCTGGGCATCTGCCATTTACCCTTTCCCTGA
- the CDHR4 gene encoding cadherin-related family member 4 isoform X3 yields the protein MELLRPLVLLLALGVFDLHSQPWFMNISESLGPGTVLEPFPFNCTSSAPTLELLYVQPPTTFFNPPSLRRQGSYYVGTVTFSSSVRLDALAVNHYRLQLRFKCGIHVTEGPLFLDVQRDPSHVQCAGRFASPAGEIIEVPETVTPGARLYTLLLPGLELKGAQMSITSAQDPSYFPGSFSINQQGWLQVPAQGLKGQSQKVFQLRISVAFGQGQNCQGMLTVKVLPVPSSQVSFQQPAQNITILENLAPGEKVIQVRAQGLDVRYEIVSPVPCPFYSIGHADGVLRLTAPLELARAPVAAFTRLQVKAFERLRPWASAELDLTVSVRSVNRWPPRCLPALLVAQIPETAPVGTVLNTLTCTDPDSASTTLDYQLWFHSPPGRASLCLRDRVLEVNTTLDCDTPGACFQHTASILVFDDGQPPMTTEVPVLVMVTPINEFSPTCAPRTFRVREDARPHALLGSVVGVDMDYPHDSIEYYASGRPATFTVDRLSGEVHLLGTLDYEQQRLYRLTVQLIDHGQDQDPTSHRSGSCTITIEVEDVNDHAPECEPPYQELTIHTPPGRSVEVINVSCRIPQEPQRLTFSYSIVGGNTQSRFSLKGAMLVHSDPVPSPPWSQQPNTYELLIRVTDAGPSIPYLSTTATIIVHLVPWRASTVATSTHRTTMPSMMTPLLVTDTKVFWQPEPWFVVVLTVTGALLLFALGCLLSRLLRGVAPLLQTPNKSAQDLLLNSIQGTEGSTEGFMEAPRMETPQQSFDGRAQDPRTGRDYLFNTCTGARRWL from the exons ATGGAGCTACTCAGGCCCCTCGTGCTCCTTCTTGCTCTGGGTGTCTTTG ACCTCCACAGCCAGCCCTGGTTCATGAATATCTCTGAGAGCCTGGGCCCTGGCACAGTTCTTGAGCCTTTCCCCTTCAACTGCACCTCCTCCGCACCCACCTTGGAGCTGCTCTATGTGCAGCCACCCACCACCTTCTTCAACCCACCCAGCCTCAGGAGGCAAGGCTCCTACTATGTGGGCACG GTGACTTTCAGCAGCTCGGTTCGGCTTGATGCTCTAGCAGTAAACCACTACAGACTGCAGCTGCGATTCAAGTGTGGCATCCATGTGACTGAGGGGCCACTCTTTTTGGATGTGCAGCGGGATCCCAGTCATGTCCAGTGTGCCGGCCGATTTGCCAGCCCAG CTGGGGAAATCATTGAGGTGCCAGAGACGGTCACACCGGGGGCCCGGCTGTACACTTTGCTGCTCCCAGGCCTGGAACTCAAAGGAGCCCAG ATGAGCATCACCAGTGCCCAGGACCCTTCATACTTCCCTGGATCTTTCTCCATCAATCAGCAGGGTTGGCTGCAGGTGCCAGCCCAGGGCCTCAAAGGCCAGTCTCAAAAG GTCTTCCAGCTGCGGATCTCAGTGGCTTTCGGACAGGGCCAAAACTGCCAGGGGATGCTGACAGTGAAGGTTTTGCCTGTCCCCTCCAGTCAGGTCTCCTTCCA GCAGCCGGCCCAGAACATCACCATCCTCGAGAACCTAGCCCCCGGAGAAAAAGTGATTCAGGTCCGGGCCCAGGGCTTAGATGTGCGCTACGAAATCGTCTCCCCGGTGCCCTGTCCGTTCTACTCCATAGGACACG CCGACGGCGTGCTCCGCCTCACTGCGCCGCTGGAGTTAGCTCGGGCCCCGGTAGCGGCGTTCACCAGGCTGCAGGTGAAGGCCTTCGAGAGACTCCGCCCGTGGGCCAGCGCCGAGCTCGATCTCACCGTCAGCGTGCGGTCGGTTAACCGCTGGCCTCCGCGTTGCCTCCCGGCGCTGCTGGT GGCTCAAATCCCTGAGACCGCGCCCGTGGGCACTGTGCTGAACACCCTCACTTGCACCGACCCTGACTCTGCCAGCACCACCCTCGACTACCAGTTGTGGTTTCACAGCCCTCCCGGCCGGGCTAGCCTCTGCCTTCGCGACAGGGTCCTGGAG GTGAACACCACGCTGGACTGTGACACTCCAGGGGCCTGTTTCCAGCATACAGCCTCCATTCTGGTGTTTGATGATGGTCAGCCTCCCATGACCA CTGAGGTGCCAGTACTGGTGATGGTGACACCCATCAATGAGTTCTCTCCAACCTGTGCCCCACGCACGTTCCGGGTTCGTGAGGATGCAAGGCCCCATGCACTGCTGGGTTCTGTGGTGGGCGTGGACATGGATTACCCACATGACAGCATTGAGTACTATGCTTCTGGCAGGCCTGCCACCTTTACTGTGGACCGTCTCAGTG GGGAGGTTCACCTCCTGGGAACTTTGGACTATGAGCAGCAGAGGTTGTACAGGCTCACTGTCCAGCTGATTGACCATGGCCAGGACCAGGACCCCACCAGCCACCGCTCAGGCTCCTGCACCATTACTATCGAAGTTGAG GATGTGAACGACCATGCACCTGAGTGTGAGCCCCCATACCAGGAACTCACCATCCACACACCCCCAGGCCGTAGTGTGGAGGTGATCAATGTGTCATGCCGAATACCCCAGGAGCCACAGCGCCTCACCTTCTCCTACAGCATTGTAGGAG GGAATACCCAGAGCCGATTCAGCCTGAAAGGTGCCATGCTGGTGCACAGCGACCCTGTTCCCAGCCCCCCCTGGTCACAACAGCCCAACACCTACGAGCTGTTGATCCGCGTGACTGATGCAGGTCCCTCCATCCCCTACCTCAGCACCACAGCCACCATCATTGTGCATCTGGTTCCCTGGAGGGCCAGCACAGTGGCCACGAGCACCCACAGAACCACA ATGCCCTCAATGATGACACCCCTGCTTGTGACAGACACAAAGGTTTTCTGGCAGCCGGAGCCCTGGTTTGTGGTGGTGCTGACAGTGACTGGtgcccttctcctctttgctctggGCTGTCTCCTCAGCAGGCTCCTCAGGGG CGTGGCCCCGTTGCTACAGACACCAAACAAATCAGCCCAGGATTTGCTGCTGAACAG CATCCAGGGAACTGAGGGGTCCACTGAGGGGTTCATGGAGGCACCAAGGATGGAGACACCCCAG CAGTCTTTTGATGGCAGAGCACAGGACCCCC GTACAGGCAGAGATTACCTGTTCAACACGTGCACAGGAGCCCGGCGCTGGCTCTGA
- the CDHR4 gene encoding cadherin-related family member 4 isoform X12 has protein sequence MELLRPLVLLLALGVFDLHSQPWFMNISESLGPGTVLEPFPFNCTSSAPTLELLYVQPPTTFFNPPSLRRQGSYYVGTVTFSSSVRLDALAVNHYRLQLRFKCGIHVTEGPLFLDVQRDPSHVQCAGRFASPAGEIIEVPETVTPGARLYTLLLPGLELKGAQMSITSAQDPSYFPGSFSINQQGWLQVPAQGLKGQSQKVFQLRISVAFGQGQNCQGMLTVKVLPVPSSQVSFQQPAQNITILENLAPGEKVIQVRAQGLDVRYEIVSPVPCPFYSIGHADGVLRLTAPLELARAPVAAFTRLQVKAFERLRPWASAELDLTVSVRSVNRWPPRCLPALLVAQIPETAPVGTVLNTLTCTDPDSASTTLDYQLWFHSPPGRASLCLRDRVLEVNTTLDCDTPGACFQHTASILVFDDGQPPMTTEVPVLVMVTPINEFSPTCAPRTFRVREDARPHALLGSVVGVDMDYPHDSIEYYASGRPATFTVDRLSGEVHLLGTLDYEQQRLYRLTVQLIDHGQDQDPTSHRSGSCTITIEVEDVNDHAPECEPPYQELTIHTPPGRSVEVINVSCRIPQEPQRLTFSYSIVGGNTQSRFSLKGAMLVHSDPVPSPPWSQQPNTYELLIRVTDAGPSIPYLSTTATIIVHLVPWRASTVATSTHRTTMPSMMTPLLVTDTKVFWQPEPWFVVVLTVTGALLLFALGCLLSRLLRGVAPLLQTPNKSAQDLLLNSIQGTEGSTEGFMEAPRMETPQVPKQLLSQSFDGRAQDPRTGRDYLFNTCTGARRWL, from the exons ATGGAGCTACTCAGGCCCCTCGTGCTCCTTCTTGCTCTGGGTGTCTTTG ACCTCCACAGCCAGCCCTGGTTCATGAATATCTCTGAGAGCCTGGGCCCTGGCACAGTTCTTGAGCCTTTCCCCTTCAACTGCACCTCCTCCGCACCCACCTTGGAGCTGCTCTATGTGCAGCCACCCACCACCTTCTTCAACCCACCCAGCCTCAGGAGGCAAGGCTCCTACTATGTGGGCACG GTGACTTTCAGCAGCTCGGTTCGGCTTGATGCTCTAGCAGTAAACCACTACAGACTGCAGCTGCGATTCAAGTGTGGCATCCATGTGACTGAGGGGCCACTCTTTTTGGATGTGCAGCGGGATCCCAGTCATGTCCAGTGTGCCGGCCGATTTGCCAGCCCAG CTGGGGAAATCATTGAGGTGCCAGAGACGGTCACACCGGGGGCCCGGCTGTACACTTTGCTGCTCCCAGGCCTGGAACTCAAAGGAGCCCAG ATGAGCATCACCAGTGCCCAGGACCCTTCATACTTCCCTGGATCTTTCTCCATCAATCAGCAGGGTTGGCTGCAGGTGCCAGCCCAGGGCCTCAAAGGCCAGTCTCAAAAG GTCTTCCAGCTGCGGATCTCAGTGGCTTTCGGACAGGGCCAAAACTGCCAGGGGATGCTGACAGTGAAGGTTTTGCCTGTCCCCTCCAGTCAGGTCTCCTTCCA GCAGCCGGCCCAGAACATCACCATCCTCGAGAACCTAGCCCCCGGAGAAAAAGTGATTCAGGTCCGGGCCCAGGGCTTAGATGTGCGCTACGAAATCGTCTCCCCGGTGCCCTGTCCGTTCTACTCCATAGGACACG CCGACGGCGTGCTCCGCCTCACTGCGCCGCTGGAGTTAGCTCGGGCCCCGGTAGCGGCGTTCACCAGGCTGCAGGTGAAGGCCTTCGAGAGACTCCGCCCGTGGGCCAGCGCCGAGCTCGATCTCACCGTCAGCGTGCGGTCGGTTAACCGCTGGCCTCCGCGTTGCCTCCCGGCGCTGCTGGT GGCTCAAATCCCTGAGACCGCGCCCGTGGGCACTGTGCTGAACACCCTCACTTGCACCGACCCTGACTCTGCCAGCACCACCCTCGACTACCAGTTGTGGTTTCACAGCCCTCCCGGCCGGGCTAGCCTCTGCCTTCGCGACAGGGTCCTGGAG GTGAACACCACGCTGGACTGTGACACTCCAGGGGCCTGTTTCCAGCATACAGCCTCCATTCTGGTGTTTGATGATGGTCAGCCTCCCATGACCA CTGAGGTGCCAGTACTGGTGATGGTGACACCCATCAATGAGTTCTCTCCAACCTGTGCCCCACGCACGTTCCGGGTTCGTGAGGATGCAAGGCCCCATGCACTGCTGGGTTCTGTGGTGGGCGTGGACATGGATTACCCACATGACAGCATTGAGTACTATGCTTCTGGCAGGCCTGCCACCTTTACTGTGGACCGTCTCAGTG GGGAGGTTCACCTCCTGGGAACTTTGGACTATGAGCAGCAGAGGTTGTACAGGCTCACTGTCCAGCTGATTGACCATGGCCAGGACCAGGACCCCACCAGCCACCGCTCAGGCTCCTGCACCATTACTATCGAAGTTGAG GATGTGAACGACCATGCACCTGAGTGTGAGCCCCCATACCAGGAACTCACCATCCACACACCCCCAGGCCGTAGTGTGGAGGTGATCAATGTGTCATGCCGAATACCCCAGGAGCCACAGCGCCTCACCTTCTCCTACAGCATTGTAGGAG GGAATACCCAGAGCCGATTCAGCCTGAAAGGTGCCATGCTGGTGCACAGCGACCCTGTTCCCAGCCCCCCCTGGTCACAACAGCCCAACACCTACGAGCTGTTGATCCGCGTGACTGATGCAGGTCCCTCCATCCCCTACCTCAGCACCACAGCCACCATCATTGTGCATCTGGTTCCCTGGAGGGCCAGCACAGTGGCCACGAGCACCCACAGAACCACA ATGCCCTCAATGATGACACCCCTGCTTGTGACAGACACAAAGGTTTTCTGGCAGCCGGAGCCCTGGTTTGTGGTGGTGCTGACAGTGACTGGtgcccttctcctctttgctctggGCTGTCTCCTCAGCAGGCTCCTCAGGGG CGTGGCCCCGTTGCTACAGACACCAAACAAATCAGCCCAGGATTTGCTGCTGAACAG CATCCAGGGAACTGAGGGGTCCACTGAGGGGTTCATGGAGGCACCAAGGATGGAGACACCCCAGGTACCAAAGCAGC TCCTTTCC CAGTCTTTTGATGGCAGAGCACAGGACCCCC GTACAGGCAGAGATTACCTGTTCAACACGTGCACAGGAGCCCGGCGCTGGCTCTGA